The Alphaproteobacteria bacterium sequence CACGCATTCCAGGTCGACCGTGACCTTGGTCAGTGCCAGCGGGTGGCAGAGTGGGATCAGGTCCGGCGTGCGCTTGGCCGCCATGATGCCGGCGAGCCGGGCGACGCCCAGCACATCGCCCTTGCCGATGGCACCGGCCCGGATCGCGGCCAGGGTCGCCGGCTGCATCACCACGCGGGCACCGGCGGTGGCGGTGCGCTCGGTCTCGGCCTTGTCCGAGACATCCACCATCTGGGCGTTGCCGGCGGCGTCGAAATGCGTCAGTCCCGTATCGCCATCGCCACCGTTCATCATGCGGCCCTCGCGAGCA is a genomic window containing:
- the moaC gene encoding cyclic pyranopterin monophosphate synthase MoaC translates to MNGGDGDTGLTHFDAAGNAQMVDVSDKAETERTATAGARVVMQPATLAAIRAGAIGKGDVLGVARLAGIMAAKRTPDLIPLCHPLALTKVTVDLECVPEANAVDIRATCKLKGRTGVEMEALTAASVAALTVYDMCKAIDKAMEIQDVRLLLKAGGKSGTYEANPR